The sequence TCGCCGCGCCGACCCGGTTCAGCACGCTTCCGGGCGCCGAACCCGTACTCGACGACGTGTCCAACTGGCTGCTGGTCGACATCGAGGCGCGGGTCCCGGCGGGCGACCACCGACTGGTGATCGGCCGGGTGACCCGCGCCCATGTCGGCGTCCGGCAGCGCCCGCTGCTCTATCACGACGGCCGATACCACACGCTGTGAGCGGGCGGGCCGAAATGGTCGGGTGAGGCCGGCTCACTCCGACGGCGCCGCCGGGGGCGTCGGGTGCACCGGGGGCGTCGGCCAAGCGCCGCCGATGGAAGAGTTGTTGACGTCCCGGGCCTGGATGACCGGACTGTTGTACGCGGTGCCGCTGAACGTGTTGTGCACCACGCTGATCGAACCGCTCCCGGCCGGCGATCCGAACTCGTCCAGCAGCGCCCGCAGTTCGGCCGCCGCCGCGGGGTCGGCGCGCAGGACGCGCCGCAGCCGGGCGCGCCACTCGTCGGCCACGTCCGCCGCCGTGTCGGCGTCCCCGGCCTGCTGAGCGGCCACCAACTCCGCCCGCGAGGAATCCAGTTGGCCGCCGACCGTACCGCCGTCGCCGCCCCGGGCGAAGAAGGCGGCCAGCCGACCGCGGACCTGCCCCCAGGCGTCGGAGACCATCAGCCCCACCAGCGAGGTCGCCCCCGAAGCCGCGAGAGCGGTGAGTTCCGCTTCCACCCGTTCCACCCCGTCCCGTCCGGTCCGCTGCCGTGCCGCCCTTCCACGGTAGGACAACGCCGCCCGGGCCGCCGGGGTTCGCCGGGAGTGCCGCGGGCCCGCCGCCGCGCCGGGTTCGCGATACTGCTCCGACAGGCAGGTACGGCGAGGCGGCGGGCGAAGGGCACGGGATCTATGGCGCGGGACACGGAACCCGAGGAGGCAGGCGGCGCGGGCGGCGAAGGCGGCGCCGGCGGGCTGGCGCGGGTGGCCGCCGAGGCGGGCGTGTCCGTGTCCACGGTGTCGAAGGTGCTGCACGGGCGCTCGGACGTCGCCTCGCGCACCCGGGCCCGGGTGCAGCGGCTGCTGGAGCAGCACGGGTACGGAACCGCGCCGCGCGGGCGGGCCGTACCGACCGCGCTGGCGGCCGGCGGGCTGATCGACTTCGTGATCGGGGAACTGGACGGTCCCTGGGCGGTCCAGCTGGTGCGCGGAGCCGAGGAGGCGCTGCACGCGGTCGGCATGGGCCTGGTGGTGTCGGCGGCGCACGAGAGCGAGAGCGGGCAGGCCCGGAACTGGCTGGAGGCACTGGCCAACCGGCCGACCCGCGGCGCGATCCTCGTCGTGCCCGGGCTGACGGACGCGCAGCGGGTCGAACTGGGGCGGCTGGGGCTGCCGTTCGCGCTGATCGCGCCCGCGGAGGAGCCGCCGCCCGGCGTGCCCTGGGTGGGGGCGACCAACTGGCCCGGCGGGCTCGCGGCCACCCGGCACCTGGTCCGGCTGGGGCACCGCAGGATCGCGGTGATCGGCGGGCCCCCGGACCGGCTCGCCTCGCGCGCCCGCGTCGACGGGTACCGCTCCGCGCTCGACGAGGGCGGGCTGCCCTTCGACCCCGAACTGGTCCGCTACGGCGACTTCTCGCACGGGCCCGCGTACGAGCACGCGCTCGACCTGCTGCGCCTCCCGGACCGCCCCACCGCGATCTTCGCCGGCAGCGACCAGCAGGCGCTCAGCACCTACCGCGCCGCCGACCGCCTCGGGCTGCGCGTGCCGGCCGACCTCAGCGTGGTCGGCTTCGACGACCTCGACTTCGCGGACTGGGTCACCCCGCGGCTCACCACCGTGCGCACCCCGCTGCCGGAGATGGCCGCGGTCGCCACCCGCATGGTCCTCCAACTCCTCGCGGGCCAGGTCCCCGAGACCACCCGCGTCGAAGTGGCCGGCGAACTCGTCCTCCGCGACAGCACCGCTCCCCCCAGGGTCCCCTGACCCCCGGGCCGCCCCGCCCCGCCGCTCACGGGACCACCTGCCGCTGGGGTGGTCGCTCGCACCGTTTCCCGCGGCCCAGGGGGACGGTGGACCATCGCCAGCGTTGCCGGGCGCACCGTCGAAGCTCACCTCCCTCACTGGGCCGAGGGCGACCCCAGCGCGCACAACGTGCCCGAGGAAATGCCGGCGGTCTGCGTCGCCGACGTTCATCACTGCAGGTCCTTCGCCGGGCGCACGTTGCCCGTCTCCGCAGTCACCCGCCAGGGTGCCGGGGCCCTGGAGGAGGAGGTCCTTTCCTCCACGCTGGACTGCACACCGTGAACCGCCTGAGGCCTGCCTGCCGGTGGTCAATGTGCGTGGGTGCGGGGAGAGTTGGCTCACCGATCTCGCGCCGGAGGATCTGACGCGGCTCGCCTCGGACCTCAGGCAACTGACGCGGCGTCTCGACCGTGAGGTGCGGCCCGCGCTGGTGGCGGCGCGGGGGTCAGGGGAGGGGAGGGACGATGCGGGTGCGGACTTCGGCGAGGGCGAGGCGGGTGCCGGCCGGGCCGGGGGCGGTCGCGGAGAGGACGACCTCGTCGCCGTCGTGGAGGAAGGACCGCTGGGAGCCGTCGGGGAGGCGCAGCGGCTCCTCCCCGTTCCAGGTGAGCTCGATGAGCGCCCCGCGGGTGTCGCGCTCGGGTCCGCTGACGGTGCCCGACCCGAAGAGGTCCCCGGTCCGCAGGCTCGCCCCGTTCACCGTGAGGTGCGCCACCATCTGCGGGTAGGTCCAGTACATCGTGGCGAACGGCGGCCGCGCGACGAGATGCCCGTTCAGCCGTACCTCGATCGCGATGTCGAGGGCCGACGGCCGCGCGGCGCCGTCGTCGAGGTAGGCCGGCGGGCGGGGGGCACGCGGCGGCGGGGAGGTACGGGCGTGGTGCAGCGCGTCGAGCGGCGTCACCCACGCGGAGACGGACGTGGCGAAGGACTTCCCGAGCATGGGGCCGAGCGGGACGTACTCCCACGCCTGGATGTCCCGCGCCGACCAGTCGTTGAGCAGGCACAGGCCGAAGACGTGGTCGTCGGCGTCGGCGAGCGCGACCCGCTCGCCCTGCGCGGAGGGCGCGCCGACCACGAAGCCCACCTCGGCCTCGATGTCCAGCCGCAGCGAGGGCCCGTAGGAGGGCACCTGCTCGCCGGGCTCGCGGCGCTGCCCGCAGGGCCGTACGACGTCGGTGCCGGAGACCACCACGGTGCCTGCCCGGCCGTGGTAGCCGATCGGCATGTACTTCCAGTTCGGCGGCAGCGCGTCGGCGCCCGGGCGGAAGATCCGGCCGACGTTGGAGGCGTGGTGCTCCGAGGCGTAGAAGTCGGCGTAGTCCGCGACCTCGAACGGCAGGTACGGGACCGTGTCCGGGAGCGGGACCAGGCAGGGCGCCACGGCGGCGCGGTGCCGCTGCTCGGTCAGCCACGCGGTGACCGCGGCCCGTACCCGCGTCCAGGCCGGCCGGCCCGCGGCCAGCAGCGGGTTCAGCGACGGCGCGGCCAGCAGCTCCGCGAGGTCGGCGGGCGCACCGGTGGCGCGGGCGGCCGCACCCGCGTCGAGTACGTGCTCCCCGTAGCGGACCCCGAGCCGCCGCCGGGGGTCGCCGGCCGTGCTGAAGACGCCGTACGGCAGGTTGTGCACCCCGAACAGCGCGTCGTGCGGGAGGTCGAACGGGTCGGCGGGGCTCAACGGACCTCCACGGGCGGCCGGCGGTGATCACGTGGCGCGCTCGTGCGACGTGATCATGCAAACGCCCCGAGGATACCGCCGGGCCTCGGGCCTCGGGTTCCGGGCGGGCCGGCCCGGCTCCGGTGACGTACGCGGGTACGCCGCGGCGCCCGCGCGGTGCGTGCGCCGAGAACGGGTTTGGAGCTGCCCGCACCGCAAACGTAAAGTTCGCCCCATGACCGGGCGGGGAACGCGGGGCCCGGCACCCACGGGGATCACACGGAGAGCAGCGGTTTCATGACGGCGACCACACAGGACCTGGACCAGACCCCGGACCCGGACCGGTTCCGGGGTCTGGAGCAGTTCCCGGCCCAGGGCGCGGCCTCGGGCACCGACCCCTACGCTGCCGAACCCCCGCAGGCCCCCGGTATCGACCCGGCCCGCCTCGCCCAGTGCCTCGCCGTGCTCGCCGAGCTGGACGACCTCCCCGTCGACCACCCCGACGCCGTCGCCGTACGCCGGGCCACCGCCGGGATCTACCGCACGGTGAAGCAGCGCCGCCGCCAGGAGCGCCGGGCCGCCAAGACCGCCAACGACAAGGCCGTCACCGAGGCCACCGCCACCGGCGCCGCCGACCGGATCGACGACGAGACGCTCGGCATCCAGCTCAGCACCTCCGTGACCACCGAGATCGCCGGCATCCTGGAGCGGCCCCGCTCCTGCTACGTCTGCAAGACCCGCTACGTCGAGGTCGACGCGTTCTACCACCAGCTGTGCCCGCCGTGCGCGGCCGAGAACCGGGCCCGCCGCGACGCCCGCACCGACCTGACCGGGCGGCGCGCCCTGCTCACCGGTGGCCGCGCCAAGATCGGCATGTACATCGCGCTGCGGCTGCTGCGCGACGGCGCCCACACCACCATCACCACCCGCTTCCCGAACGACGCGATCCGCCGCTTCAAGGCGATGCCGGACAGCGCCGACTGGCTGCACCGGCTCAAGGTCGTCGGCATCGACCTGCGCGACCCCGCCCAGGTGGTCGCGCTCGCCGACTCGGTGGCCGCCGCGGGCCCGCTGGACATCCTCATCAACAACGCGGCCCAGACCGTACGCCGCTCCCCGCGCGCCTACAGCGAACTGGTCGCCGCGGAGTCCGCGCCGCTGCCCGCGGGCGAGCTGCCCGCCGCCGAGGTGTTCGGCGAGTTCGGCTCGGGTGCGCGGACCGCGGCCGCGCTGCCCTCGCCGCGCGGCGAACTGCTCACCCCCGACGAGGTCACCGGCCTCGCCCTGGTCAGCGGCTCCGCCTCGCTCGCCCGGATCGAGGCGGGCACCGCGATCGACGCCGGCGGCCTCGTACCGGACCTCGACCCCACCAACACCTGGGTGCAGACCGTCGGCGAGGTCGACCCGATCGAGCTGCTCGAAGTCCAACTGTGCAACGTCACCGCGCCGTTCGTGCTGATCAGCCGGCTGCGCCCGGCGATGGCGGCGGCCACCGCCCGGCGCAAGTACGTGGTCAACGTCTCCGCCATGGAAGGGCAGTTCAGCCGCGGCTACAAGGGCCCCGGCCACCCGCACACCAACATGGCCAAGGCCGCGCTCAACATGCTCACCCGCACCAGCGCGCAGGAGATGCTGGACGCCGACGGCATCCTCATGACCGCCGTGGACACCGGCTGGATCACCGACGAGCGGCCGCACCCCGACAAGGTCCGGCTCGCCGCCGAGGGCTTCCACGCCCCGCTCGACCTGGTCGACGGCGCCGCCCGCGTCTACGACCCGGTGGTGCGCGGCGAGCAGGGCGAGGACCTGTACGGCTGCTTCCTCAAGGACTACCGCCCGTCGGCGTGGTGAGCCCGCGCCGCGGATGAGGGCGCGGCCTACGCTGGCCGGGTGGCCCTCTTCGTCAT comes from Streptomyces sp. NBC_00448 and encodes:
- the fahA gene encoding fumarylacetoacetase; amino-acid sequence: MSPADPFDLPHDALFGVHNLPYGVFSTAGDPRRRLGVRYGEHVLDAGAAARATGAPADLAELLAAPSLNPLLAAGRPAWTRVRAAVTAWLTEQRHRAAVAPCLVPLPDTVPYLPFEVADYADFYASEHHASNVGRIFRPGADALPPNWKYMPIGYHGRAGTVVVSGTDVVRPCGQRREPGEQVPSYGPSLRLDIEAEVGFVVGAPSAQGERVALADADDHVFGLCLLNDWSARDIQAWEYVPLGPMLGKSFATSVSAWVTPLDALHHARTSPPPRAPRPPAYLDDGAARPSALDIAIEVRLNGHLVARPPFATMYWTYPQMVAHLTVNGASLRTGDLFGSGTVSGPERDTRGALIELTWNGEEPLRLPDGSQRSFLHDGDEVVLSATAPGPAGTRLALAEVRTRIVPPLP
- a CDS encoding LacI family DNA-binding transcriptional regulator: MARDTEPEEAGGAGGEGGAGGLARVAAEAGVSVSTVSKVLHGRSDVASRTRARVQRLLEQHGYGTAPRGRAVPTALAAGGLIDFVIGELDGPWAVQLVRGAEEALHAVGMGLVVSAAHESESGQARNWLEALANRPTRGAILVVPGLTDAQRVELGRLGLPFALIAPAEEPPPGVPWVGATNWPGGLAATRHLVRLGHRRIAVIGGPPDRLASRARVDGYRSALDEGGLPFDPELVRYGDFSHGPAYEHALDLLRLPDRPTAIFAGSDQQALSTYRAADRLGLRVPADLSVVGFDDLDFADWVTPRLTTVRTPLPEMAAVATRMVLQLLAGQVPETTRVEVAGELVLRDSTAPPRVP
- a CDS encoding SDR family NAD(P)-dependent oxidoreductase, which codes for MTATTQDLDQTPDPDRFRGLEQFPAQGAASGTDPYAAEPPQAPGIDPARLAQCLAVLAELDDLPVDHPDAVAVRRATAGIYRTVKQRRRQERRAAKTANDKAVTEATATGAADRIDDETLGIQLSTSVTTEIAGILERPRSCYVCKTRYVEVDAFYHQLCPPCAAENRARRDARTDLTGRRALLTGGRAKIGMYIALRLLRDGAHTTITTRFPNDAIRRFKAMPDSADWLHRLKVVGIDLRDPAQVVALADSVAAAGPLDILINNAAQTVRRSPRAYSELVAAESAPLPAGELPAAEVFGEFGSGARTAAALPSPRGELLTPDEVTGLALVSGSASLARIEAGTAIDAGGLVPDLDPTNTWVQTVGEVDPIELLEVQLCNVTAPFVLISRLRPAMAAATARRKYVVNVSAMEGQFSRGYKGPGHPHTNMAKAALNMLTRTSAQEMLDADGILMTAVDTGWITDERPHPDKVRLAAEGFHAPLDLVDGAARVYDPVVRGEQGEDLYGCFLKDYRPSAW